In the Hordeum vulgare subsp. vulgare chromosome 7H, MorexV3_pseudomolecules_assembly, whole genome shotgun sequence genome, one interval contains:
- the LOC123407291 gene encoding ACT domain-containing protein DS12, chloroplastic-like has product MAVAVAAGTLRTCSGVFPPASGNHQLARWRPLAPAAPAKLRLLSPALRITSAASPAAVENGSSSNTDTVPTPKVIIDQDSDPDATIVEVTLGDRLGDLLDTMSALRNLGLNVVKASVCLDSSGKHNKFAITKSSTGRKIDDPELLEAVRLTIINNMLEYHPEASSQLAMGATFGLEPPTEVVDVDIATHIEIYDDGPERSLLVVESADRPGLLVDLVKIIADINITVQSGEFDTEGLLAKAKFHVSYRGKPLIKALQQVLANSLRYFLRRPTTEDASF; this is encoded by the exons ATGGCCGTCGCCGTAGCCGCAGGGACCCTCCGTACCTGCTCCGGCGTATTTCCGCCGGCGTCCGGGAACCATCAGCTTGCCCGGTGGCGGCCACTTGCACCGGCAGCGCCTGCTAAGCTGAG atTATTGTCTCCAGCTTTGAGGATTACCAGTGCTGCTTCGCCTGCAGCTGTTGAG AATGGGAGCTCTAGCAACACTGATACAGTCCCTACACCGAAAGTTATAATAGATCAAGACTCAGATCCTGATGCAACTATTGTGGAAGTAACCTTGGGTGACCGTCTTGGGGATCTTCTTGATACT ATGAGTGCCCTGAGGAATTTAGGGTTAAATGTTGTGAAAGCTAGTGTTTGCCTTGATTCTTCCGGCAAGCACAATAAGTTTGCTATAACAAAGTC GTCAACTGGTCGCAAAATTGATGACCCGGAGTTGTTAGAAGCAGTAAGACTGACAATTATCAACAACATGCTTGAATATCATCCT GAAGCTAGCAGTCAATTGGCCATGGGTGCAACTTTTGGGCTAGAGCCCCCTACGGAAGTG GTTGATGTGGACATAGCAACTCACATAGAAATCTATGACGATGGTCCTGAAAGAAG TTTACTTGTTGTGGAATCAGCTGACCGTCCAGGGTTGTTGGTTGATCTAGTTAAGATCATTGCTGACATCAATATCACTGTCCAATCTGGAGAATTTGACACCGAG GGGCTACTGGCCAAGGCAAAATTCCATGTCAGTTACCGGGGCAAGCCATTAATCAAGGCTTTGCAACAG GTTCTTGCTAATAGCTTGCGTTATTTCTTGAGGAGGCCGACGACAGAGGATGCCAGTTTCTAG